A region from the Acyrthosiphon pisum isolate AL4f chromosome A1, pea_aphid_22Mar2018_4r6ur, whole genome shotgun sequence genome encodes:
- the LOC100572416 gene encoding homeobox protein Hox-B4a-like translates to MDMNFGALLDLDRNQHDGLEPAVAASSVTVIVSSNHNSSSSSSSNRSTPSSFPPVADYRHQQHRRQQHVQPAAGDVRHLHDRDDRLDGVDMHATQLSSSAVNGYDTMMIAGYNNYCSSAAAYDPYNSYSQSFASLPPYDDIRNTAPLLPLLHAQQHMPQQHGPVLHASDEIQTAAVSVQRKREKQKRQRTAYSSEQLMHLEESFTANQYLNRARRIDLARTLRLTERQIKIWFQNRRMKEKKSKRDSGQVESTSGSVTAMTPAALAALSGPPPPPVVPVTVAGCGGGYGADHYASNGCSPPTTNMAMKYSPSSTYSTPSPPGVQVHHQCHQLAEHQRPGPSTTMHHHYSPYGPNMYNGNACAMPSHPPTYEESVNGQHQSVPLPPQVHLHWYPTSVIASHDSAADGLQ, encoded by the exons ATGGACATGAATTTTGGTGCACTGTTGGACTTGGACCGCAATCAACACGACG GTTTGGAGCCCGCCGTCGCCGCGTCGTCGGTCACCGTGATCGTGTCGAGCAAccacaacagcagcagcagcagcagcagcaaccgCAGTACTCCGTCAAGCTTTCCGCCGGTCGCCGACTACCGCCATCAGCAGCACCGCCGCCAGCAGCACGTTCAGCCCGCCGCCGGCGACGTCCGCCACTTACACGACCGCGACGACCGCCTAGACGGCGTGGACATGCACGCGACTCAATTATCCTCGTCGGCCGTCAACGGATACGACACCATGATGATCGCTGGTTACAACAACTACTGCAGCAGCGCCGCCGCGTACGACCCGTACAACAGCTACTCGCAATCGTTCGCCTCGCTGCCGCCGTACGACG ACATCCGAAACACTGCTCCGCTGTTGCCTCTTCTTCACGCACAACAACACATGCCACAGCAACACGGACCGGTGTTGCACGCCAGCGATGAGATACAGACCGCCGCGGTAAGCGTTCAGCGCAAGCGGGAGAAGCAGAAGCGCCAGCGGACCGCTTACTCAAGCGAGCAATTGATGCACCTCGAGGAGTCGTTCACGGCCAACCAGTACTTGAACAGGGCCAGGCGCATCGATCTGGCTCGGACGCTGCGGCTGACGGAAAGACAGATCAAGATTTGGTTTCAAAACAGGCGCATGAAAGAGAAGAAGTCCAAGAGGGATTCCG GCCAAGTGGAATCTACCAGCGGCAGCGTGACGGCCATGACGCCGGCGGCCTTGGCTGCGCTTAGCGGCCCGCCACCCCCGCCGGTGGTGCCGGTAACTGTGGCTGGCTGCGGTGGCGGTTACGGCGCCGATCATTACGCAAGCAACGGCTGCTCACCGCCGACCACAAACATGGCGATGAAGTACAGTCCGTCGAGCACGTACTCGACACCGTCGCCGCCGGGCGTCCAGGTCCATCACCAATGCCATCAGCTCGCCGAACATCAGCGTCCAGGACCGTCGACCACGATGCACCACCACTATTCGCCGTACGGGCCAAACATGTACAACGGAAACGCTTGCGCGATGCCGTCGCACCCGCCCACGTACGAGGAATCCGTCAACGGGCAGCACCAGTCCGTGCCGCTGCCGCCGCAAGTGCACTTGCACTGGTATCCGACATCGGTCATAGCGTCGCACGACTCTGCCGCTGACGGGTTGCAGTGA